The following are encoded in a window of Microcaecilia unicolor chromosome 14, aMicUni1.1, whole genome shotgun sequence genomic DNA:
- the LOC115457068 gene encoding olfactory receptor 1019-like: MNTETRKGENKTSATGFIILGFFNQTQHRVFIYTIVVPAYVISMLGNIGFLILMFSDHHLHKPMYFFLSNLSFLDIWNTTVTVSTLLQSLLKGKTFISFPSCMTQLYLFITALSTEFWLLTVMAYDRFAAICKPLHYPLLMNKKNCVLLAASSWIISIVDTIAAVDVISHYSFCGSNEINHFFCDPNALLKLSCSDTQNFEILALSEGVFLAIAPFLLTLLSYVFIIVAILNICSSEGKNKAFSTCSSHLTIVLIFYGTVTVVYMSPSSMFSPEEEKMFALLYTVFIPMLNPLIYSMRNKEVKNALRNLIFRK; encoded by the coding sequence ATGAACACGGAAACCAGAAAGGGAGAGAATAAGACATCAGCCACAGGATTCATCATTCTGGGATTCTTTAACCAAACTCAACACCGTGTCTTCATTTACACAATAGTTGTACCAGCCTACGTCATCTCTATGCTGGGAAATATTGGCTTCTTAATATTAATGTTCTCTGACCACCATCTCCACAaacccatgtacttcttcctcagcAACTTGTCCTTTCTAGATATTTGGAACACCACAGTCACGGTCTCTACGTTGCTACAAAGCCTTTTAAAAGGGAAGACCTTTATTTCATTTCCTTCATGTATGACACAGCTTTACCTGTTCATAACTGCTTTAAGTACAGAATTCTGGCTTCTCACAGTCATGGCCTATGATCGTTTTGCAGCAATATGTAAACCTCTACATTACCCACTCCTCATGAACAAAAAGAATTGTGTTTTACTTGCAGCTTCTTCCTGGATAATCAGCATTGTTGATACGATTGCTGCAGTAGATGTTATATCCCATTACTCTTTCTGTGGCTCCAATGAGATTAACCATTTTTTCTGTGACCCTAATGCACTGCTAAAACTCTCCTGCAGTGATACTCAGAACTTTGAAATACTAGCACTTTCTGAAGGGGTTTTTTTGGCCATTGCCCCGTTTCTATTAACCCTGTTATCCTACGTATTTATCATTGTAGCCATCCTGAACATCTGTTCTTCTGAAGGGAAAAACAAAGCCTTCTCTACCTgctcctcccacttaaccattgtTCTTATTTTCTATGGCACTGTAACAGTCGTCTACATGAGCCCAAGCTCAATGTTTTCACCTGAAGAAGAAAAAATGTTTGCCCTTCTGTACACGGTGTTCATTCCCATGCTAAACCCCTTAATTTATAGCATGAGAAATAAAGAAGTAAAAAATGCCCTGAGAAATCTCATCTTTAGAAAATAA
- the LOC115457069 gene encoding olfactory receptor 1019-like, protein MNTETRKGDNKTSATGFIILGFFNQTQHRVFIYTIVVPAYVISMLGNIGFLILMFSDHHLHKPMYFFLSNLSFLDIWNTTVTVSTLLQSLLKGKTFISFPSCMTQLYLFITALSTEFWLLTVMAYDRFAAICKPLHYPLLMNKKNCVLLVASSWIISIVDTIAVVDVISHYSFCGSNEINHFFCDPNALLKLSCSDTQNFEILALSEGVFMAIAPFLLTLLSYIFIIVAILNICSSEGKNKAFSTCSSHLTIVFIFYGTVTVVYMSPSSMFSPEEEKMFALLYTVFIPMLNPLIYSMRNKEVKNALRNLIFRK, encoded by the coding sequence ATGAACACGGAAACCAGAAAGGGAGACAATAAGACATCAGCCACAGGATTCATCATTCTGGGATTCTTTAACCAAACTCAACACCGTGTCTTCATTTACACAATAGTTGTACCAGCCTACGTCATCTCTATGCTGGGAAATATTGGCTTCTTAATATTAATGTTCTCTGACCACCATCTCCACAaacccatgtacttcttcctcagcAACTTGTCCTTTCTAGATATttggaacaccacagtcactgtCTCTACGTTGCTACAAAGCCTTTTAAAGGGGAAGACCTTTATTTCATTTCCTTCATGTATGACACAGCTTTACCTGTTCATAACTGCTTTAAGTACAGAATTCTGGCTTCTCACAGTCATGGCTTATGATCGTTTTGCAGCAATATGTAAACCTCTACATTACCCACTCCTCATGAACAAAAAGAATTGTGTTTTACTTGTAGCTTCTTCCTGGATAATCAGCATTGTTGATACGATTGCTGTAGTAGATGTTATATCCCATTACTCTTTCTGTGGCTCCAATGAGAttaaccatttcttctgtgaCCCCAATGCACTGCTAAAACTCTCCTGCAGTGATACTCAGAACTTTGAAATACTAGCACTTTCTGAAGGGGTTTTTATGGCCATTGCCCCGTTTCTATTAACCCTGTTATCCTACATATTTATCATTGTAGCCATCCTGAACATCTGTTCTTCTGAAGGGAAAAACAAAGCCTTCTCTACCTgctcctcccacttaaccattgtttttattttctatggCACTGTAACAGTCGTCTACATGAGCCCAAGCTCAATGTTTTCACCTGAAGAAGAAAAAATGTTTGCCCTTCTGTACACGGTGTTCATTCCCATGCTAAACCCCTTAATTTATAGCATGAGAAATAAAGAAGTAAAAAATGCCCTAAGAAATCTCATCTTTAGAAAATAA
- the LOC115457070 gene encoding olfactory receptor 13F1-like has protein sequence MNTETIKGENKTSATGFIILGFFNQTQHRFFIYAIVVPAYVISMLGNIGFLILMFSDHHLHKPMYFFLSNLSFLDIWNTTVTVSTLLQSLLKGKTFISFPSCMTQLYLFIIALSTEFWLLTVMAYDRFAAICKPLHYPLLMNKKNCVLLAASSWITSIVDTIAVVDVISHYSFCGSNEINHFFCDPNALLKLSCSDIQNFEILVLSEGVFMAIAPFLLTLLSYVFIIVAILNICSSEGKNKAFSTCSSHLTIVFIFYGTVTVIYMSPSSMLSPEEEKMFALLYTVFIPMLNPLIYSMRNKEVKNALRNLIFRK, from the coding sequence ATGAACACGGAAACCATAAAGGGAGAGAATAAGACATCAGCCACAGGATTCATCATTCTGGGATTCTTTAACCAAACTCAACACCGTTTCTTCATTTACGCAATAGTTGTACCAGCCTACGTCATCTCTATGCTGGGAAATATTGGCTTCTTAATATTAAtgttctctgaccatcatctccacaaacccatgtacttcttcctcagcAACTTGTCCTTTCTAGATATTTGGAACACTACAGTCACTGTCTCTACGTTGCTACAAAGCCTTTTAAAAGGGAAGACCTTTATTTCATTTCCTTCATGTATGACACAGCTTTACCTGTTCATAATTGCTTTAAGTACAGAATTCTGGCTTCTCACAGTCATGGCCTATGATCGTTTTGCAGCAATATGTAAACCTCTACATTACCCACTCCTCATGAACAAAAAGAATTGTGTTTTACTTGCAGCTTCTTCCTGGATAACCAGCATTGTTGATACGATTGCTGTAGTAGATGTTATATCCCATTACTCTTTCTGTGGCTCCAATGAGAttaaccatttcttctgtgaCCCCAATGCACTGCTAAAACTGTCCTGCAGTGATATTCAGAACTTTGAAATACTAGTACTTTCTGAAGGGGTTTTTATGGCCATTGCCCCGTTTCTATTAACCCTGTTATCCTACGTATTTATCATTGTAGCCATCCTGAACATCTGTTCTTCTGAAGGGAAAAACAAAGCCTTCTCTACCTgctcctcccacttaaccattgtttttattttctatggCACTGTAACAGTCATCTACATGAGCCCAAGCTCAATGTTGTCACcagaagaagaaaaaatgttTGCCCTTCTGTACACGGTGTTCATTCCCATGCTAAACCCCTTAATTTATAGCATGAGAAATAAAGAAGTAAAAAATGCCCTGAGAAATCTCATCTTTAGAAAATAA